A window of Ignavibacterium sp. contains these coding sequences:
- a CDS encoding proline--tRNA ligase: MRLSKYFVPTLKEVPSDATVPSHILMLRAGMVRMVSAGIYSFLPLGYRVVKKVCEIIREEMDAIGGQEFHLPALNPKEIWEETGRVEAFGDILFHIKNRDYVLAPTHEEIMTFHARNVVKSYKDMPQIWYQIQTKFRNEPRPRSGVIRGRQFLMKDSYSFDTSWEALDKSYELHDKAYRKIFDRCGLKYFVVGASSGAMGGTGSEEFMVKSSAGEDTVAYCESCGYAANVEVATSKPFIRERDSESKSVYEIHTPNVKSIDELCAFLNIEEEVCAKSRVYIANGEAILILMQGNDEVNETKLEKVFGNVRPAHPDELKEITGADAGSIGPIGFKGKIIADLRLKDRNNLFSGANKNDYHIGGIDLNRDVPQIQYADLRIVQSGEGCPKCDKLLEVFPAIELGHIFKLGTKYSESMKAFFLDESGKEKPIIMGSYGIGVERVIACFIEQNHDTKGIVWNKTLAPFSVHLISINPKNEKVAQTCEKVYDELIQNGIEVLYDDRDASPGFKFNDADLLGMPVQVVIGEKKLKENKVEVKIRKTDERFDVELKDIISKVKEII; this comes from the coding sequence ATGCGGTTATCAAAATATTTTGTTCCGACATTAAAAGAAGTTCCAAGTGATGCAACTGTTCCAAGCCATATTCTTATGCTGCGAGCAGGAATGGTAAGAATGGTTTCAGCAGGAATTTATTCATTCCTTCCGCTTGGTTACAGAGTAGTAAAAAAAGTTTGTGAAATTATCCGCGAAGAAATGGATGCGATTGGTGGTCAGGAATTTCATCTGCCTGCTTTGAACCCAAAAGAAATCTGGGAAGAGACAGGAAGAGTAGAAGCATTCGGAGATATTCTGTTTCATATTAAAAACAGAGATTATGTTCTTGCACCAACTCACGAAGAGATTATGACCTTTCACGCACGCAATGTTGTTAAGTCTTATAAAGACATGCCACAGATTTGGTATCAGATTCAAACTAAATTCAGAAATGAACCCAGACCGAGAAGTGGAGTTATTCGTGGAAGACAGTTTTTAATGAAAGATTCTTATTCATTCGATACAAGCTGGGAAGCACTTGATAAATCCTATGAACTTCACGATAAAGCTTACAGAAAAATTTTTGACAGATGCGGATTGAAATATTTTGTCGTCGGTGCTTCAAGCGGTGCTATGGGTGGAACCGGCTCTGAAGAATTTATGGTTAAATCTTCTGCGGGCGAAGACACCGTTGCTTATTGTGAATCCTGTGGCTATGCTGCAAATGTCGAAGTTGCTACCTCAAAACCTTTCATCAGAGAAAGAGATTCTGAAAGTAAATCTGTTTATGAAATTCACACACCAAATGTCAAAAGCATCGACGAGCTTTGTGCTTTCCTGAATATTGAAGAAGAAGTTTGCGCAAAGTCGAGAGTTTATATTGCAAATGGTGAAGCTATTCTGATTTTAATGCAAGGAAACGATGAAGTAAATGAAACAAAACTCGAAAAAGTTTTTGGCAATGTTCGGCCGGCTCATCCTGATGAGCTGAAAGAAATTACCGGTGCTGATGCTGGTTCAATAGGTCCTATTGGCTTTAAGGGAAAAATAATTGCTGATCTCAGATTAAAAGACAGAAACAATCTTTTCAGTGGCGCAAATAAAAATGATTATCACATTGGCGGAATTGATTTGAACAGAGATGTGCCTCAAATTCAATATGCTGATTTAAGAATAGTTCAGTCCGGAGAAGGATGTCCCAAATGCGATAAGCTTCTTGAAGTATTTCCTGCAATTGAACTTGGACACATTTTCAAACTCGGCACAAAATATTCTGAATCAATGAAAGCATTTTTTCTTGATGAAAGTGGAAAAGAAAAGCCAATCATTATGGGAAGTTATGGAATTGGTGTCGAAAGAGTGATTGCCTGCTTCATAGAACAAAACCACGATACAAAAGGAATTGTGTGGAATAAAACTCTGGCTCCTTTTTCTGTTCATCTGATAAGCATAAATCCGAAGAACGAAAAAGTTGCACAGACCTGTGAAAAAGTTTATGATGAATTAATACAAAACGGAATTGAAGTTCTGTACGATGACCGAGATGCTTCGCCTGGATTTAAGTTTAACGATGCAGACTTACTTGGAATGCCGGTTCAGGTTGTGATTGGAGAAAAGAAATTGAAAGAGAATAAAGTTGAAGTTAAAATCAGAAAAACAGATGAAAGATTTGATGTAGAGCTGAAGGATATTATCAGCAAAGTCAAAGAAATTATTTGA